From a single Planococcus shenhongbingii genomic region:
- a CDS encoding VOC family protein — translation MKFTIEKIDHVQVAAPKGQEKEAVNFYAGVLGMKEVEKPDSLKGRGGAWFEFGAYQLHVGVEEPFSPAKKAHPAFKVKGFEELQQHLVAEGIEVENDGSIPGVQRFFISDPFGNRLEFLDGQ, via the coding sequence ATGAAATTCACAATCGAAAAAATTGACCATGTACAAGTTGCGGCACCCAAAGGCCAAGAAAAAGAGGCTGTCAATTTTTATGCTGGGGTGCTCGGGATGAAAGAAGTGGAAAAGCCGGATTCCTTGAAAGGAAGAGGCGGGGCCTGGTTTGAATTTGGAGCATATCAGCTTCATGTCGGGGTAGAAGAACCTTTTTCGCCAGCTAAAAAAGCGCATCCAGCTTTTAAAGTGAAGGGGTTTGAAGAGCTTCAGCAACACTTGGTTGCTGAAGGGATTGAAGTGGAAAATGACGGCAGCATTCCAGGAGTCCAACGCTTTTTCATTTCCGATCCATTTGGCAACCGGCTGGAATTTTTGGATGGTCAATAG
- a CDS encoding VLRF1 family aeRF1-type release factor — protein MTLYDEIQKLKAFSCEERCVLSVYLNTNPADLNAQSGAWRIHLKNGLKRIEEYLTASQNEKELKSYQTLKKKVEREIMDHQDDLHKGVVIFASPKDDLWFVHYVQVAVKTSFHWENAPVLDELRYMYKAYPYAGIILPSFKGVRILDTSMGMVNEEVFYEFDSGLDVWNEQQGVHSASHTAGSNTGGFGQASHVGGNSGSAADDFNWRMKENLERFYKDLGSKIEQLKKERHWDEVHIVGETEQAKSFAKGLQKKPASCIYKNLTNASPSQIIHEVFEK, from the coding sequence ATGACATTATACGATGAAATTCAGAAACTTAAAGCTTTTAGCTGTGAAGAACGCTGTGTTTTGAGTGTGTATTTAAATACCAATCCCGCTGACTTGAACGCCCAAAGTGGGGCGTGGAGAATTCATCTGAAAAATGGTTTGAAGCGCATCGAGGAATACTTGACGGCTTCTCAGAATGAGAAAGAGTTGAAATCCTATCAAACCTTAAAGAAAAAGGTTGAAAGAGAAATTATGGACCACCAAGACGACCTCCATAAGGGTGTCGTTATTTTTGCCTCTCCTAAAGATGATCTTTGGTTTGTCCATTATGTGCAAGTTGCTGTAAAGACAAGTTTCCACTGGGAAAACGCACCTGTATTGGACGAATTGAGATATATGTATAAAGCTTATCCATACGCTGGAATTATTTTGCCAAGCTTCAAAGGAGTTCGCATTCTGGATACTTCGATGGGAATGGTCAATGAAGAAGTATTTTATGAATTTGATTCAGGCTTAGATGTCTGGAATGAACAGCAAGGTGTCCATTCCGCCTCGCATACTGCAGGCAGCAACACTGGCGGATTTGGCCAAGCAAGCCATGTTGGAGGAAACTCCGGCAGTGCAGCAGATGATTTCAACTGGCGGATGAAAGAGAATCTCGAGCGCTTCTATAAAGACTTAGGAAGCAAAATTGAACAGTTGAAAAAAGAACGCCACTGGGATGAAGTGCATATAGTTGGAGAAACTGAACAAGCAAAATCTTTTGCAAAGGGATTGCAGAAGAAACCGGCGAGCTGCATTTATAAAAACTTGACGAATGCCAGTCCGAGCCAGATTATACATGAAGTGTTTGAGAAATAA
- the hmpA gene encoding NO-inducible flavohemoprotein has product MLSEQTRSIIKSTVPVLAEHGTAITTVFYKNLFEAHPELLNIFNHANQKKGRQQAALANTVYAAAVHIDNLEAILPAVVQIANKHVSLGVKPEHYPIVGEYLLKAIKEVLGDAATDDIINAWAEAYGAIADAFIGVENEMYTKAESQENGWKFFKDFVIARKVKESDNITSFYLKPADGSNVPTYQPGQYISVRLAIPGEKYLFNRQYSLSQAAQSDEFRISVKREADNDPNGRVSVYLHEEVNVGDKIEVSAPAGEFVLDANKKSPIAFISGGVGITPMMSMFETVATLTPDRPTAFLHAARNESLHAFDQDIQKYTASMENAAYKTLYSDQPNGYITRDVLKEMIDVTGDVYVCGPVPFMEQMIQELRALGMTEDQIHFEFFGPAVALQTV; this is encoded by the coding sequence ATGTTATCAGAACAAACAAGATCAATTATTAAATCCACAGTACCGGTTTTAGCAGAACATGGAACAGCGATTACAACTGTATTTTATAAAAACTTATTCGAAGCGCACCCTGAACTTTTAAATATTTTTAATCATGCCAACCAGAAAAAAGGACGCCAGCAAGCAGCACTGGCCAATACCGTTTATGCGGCAGCAGTCCACATTGATAATTTGGAAGCCATTCTTCCGGCAGTGGTGCAGATTGCCAACAAACACGTGAGTCTCGGCGTTAAACCTGAGCATTATCCGATTGTCGGAGAATATCTGTTAAAAGCCATTAAAGAAGTTCTGGGTGATGCTGCAACAGACGACATCATCAACGCATGGGCAGAGGCTTACGGTGCGATCGCGGATGCCTTTATCGGTGTTGAAAATGAAATGTACACGAAAGCCGAAAGCCAGGAAAATGGCTGGAAATTCTTTAAAGATTTCGTGATAGCCCGTAAAGTAAAAGAAAGTGATAACATCACTTCGTTCTATTTAAAGCCGGCGGACGGATCAAATGTTCCAACTTACCAGCCTGGCCAATACATTTCAGTGCGCTTGGCAATTCCAGGCGAAAAATACTTATTCAACCGCCAATACAGCTTATCCCAAGCCGCACAATCAGATGAATTCCGTATTTCCGTTAAACGGGAAGCAGACAACGACCCGAACGGCCGCGTCTCTGTTTATCTTCATGAAGAAGTTAATGTGGGCGACAAGATCGAAGTCAGCGCTCCGGCAGGCGAATTCGTTCTGGATGCCAATAAAAAATCTCCGATTGCCTTCATCAGTGGCGGCGTCGGCATCACGCCAATGATGAGCATGTTTGAAACAGTTGCAACGCTTACTCCAGATCGCCCGACTGCTTTCCTGCATGCGGCCCGTAACGAATCATTGCACGCTTTCGATCAGGATATTCAAAAATATACAGCTAGCATGGAAAATGCAGCTTATAAAACATTGTATTCCGACCAGCCGAACGGCTATATTACTCGGGATGTATTAAAAGAAATGATCGATGTGACCGGCGACGTTTACGTCTGTGGTCCTGTGCCTTTCATGGAACAGATGATCCAAGAATTGCGTGCTCTTGGCATGACTGAAGACCAAATACATTTTGAATTCTTCGGCCCTGCCGTCGCATTGCAAACCGTATAA
- a CDS encoding RrF2 family transcriptional regulator, whose protein sequence is MRLTMYTDYSLRVLIYLASKEENKLSTIQEISDAYTISKNHLMKVTFELGKAGFIHTVRGRGGGIRLADTPQNINIGTVVRRMEDDFHLVECFDMEHNRCPIAPVCGLRGVLGKALHAYLAVLDEYNLEDLLFNKEGLREILQT, encoded by the coding sequence ATGAGACTGACAATGTACACCGACTACTCATTGCGTGTATTGATATACTTGGCTTCGAAAGAAGAAAACAAGCTTTCGACCATCCAGGAAATTTCAGACGCTTATACCATATCGAAAAACCATTTGATGAAAGTAACATTTGAACTGGGCAAGGCCGGCTTTATCCATACCGTCAGAGGACGGGGAGGCGGCATACGCCTGGCAGATACCCCTCAAAACATTAATATTGGCACCGTAGTCCGGCGTATGGAAGATGATTTCCATTTAGTTGAATGTTTTGACATGGAGCATAACCGCTGTCCGATTGCACCTGTCTGCGGACTCCGCGGTGTATTGGGAAAAGCATTGCATGCTTATCTCGCGGTTCTTGATGAATATAATTTAGAAGACTTGTTGTTCAATAAAGAAGGACTTCGGGAAATATTGCAAACATAA
- the hmpA gene encoding NO-inducible flavohemoprotein — translation MQNERSSCIMLSNEAKMIVKSTAPVLEEHGVAITTRFYKRLFEEHPELLNIFNHANQAQGRQQTALAKTVYAAAVHIDDLEEIMPAVIQISHKHVSLGVKPEHYPIVGANLLIAMKEVLGDAATNEIIQAWSDAYGVIADAFISVEKSMYQNTAEQENGWNYFKDFVVDRKVKESEIITSFYLKPADGSNVPTYIPGQYISVRVSIPGEEYMMIRQYSLSQASKPDEFRISVKREADNDPNGIVSIFLHKQIKEGDRLEVSAPAGVFVLDAAKTTPVAFISGGVGITPMMSMFETVATSTPERPAVFLHGARNRYQHAFDEDIRQFAERMENASYKTVYSDEENGFITREMLEEFVDPSGDAYVCGPVPFMVSMIRELRNIGMQDEQIHYEFFGPAMDLEESTIQ, via the coding sequence ATGCAAAATGAAAGGAGCAGTTGCATTATGCTATCAAATGAAGCAAAAATGATTGTCAAATCGACAGCACCTGTTTTAGAAGAACATGGCGTGGCGATTACCACCAGATTCTACAAACGGCTTTTCGAAGAGCATCCCGAATTGCTGAATATCTTCAACCATGCCAACCAGGCACAAGGCCGGCAGCAGACTGCTTTAGCGAAAACGGTTTATGCAGCGGCAGTGCATATTGATGATTTGGAAGAAATTATGCCAGCCGTTATCCAGATTTCCCATAAACACGTGAGTTTAGGCGTGAAGCCGGAACATTATCCGATTGTCGGCGCTAATTTACTGATTGCCATGAAGGAAGTGCTTGGAGATGCAGCAACAAACGAAATTATTCAAGCTTGGTCTGATGCTTATGGCGTCATAGCAGACGCTTTTATCAGCGTTGAAAAAAGCATGTATCAAAATACTGCGGAGCAGGAAAATGGCTGGAACTACTTTAAGGATTTTGTCGTCGACCGCAAAGTAAAAGAAAGCGAAATCATCACTTCGTTCTATTTAAAGCCGGCGGATGGTTCAAATGTGCCGACTTATATTCCAGGCCAGTATATTTCAGTACGGGTTTCCATACCAGGTGAAGAATATATGATGATCCGCCAGTACAGTTTGTCTCAGGCATCCAAGCCGGATGAGTTCCGGATTTCCGTTAAACGTGAAGCAGACAATGATCCCAACGGCATTGTGTCCATTTTTCTCCATAAGCAAATCAAAGAAGGCGACCGGCTTGAAGTCAGTGCACCTGCAGGAGTATTCGTGCTGGATGCCGCCAAAACTACTCCCGTCGCGTTTATTAGTGGAGGTGTCGGCATTACTCCAATGATGAGTATGTTTGAAACAGTGGCAACTTCTACACCAGAACGTCCGGCCGTTTTCTTGCACGGGGCCCGAAATCGCTACCAGCATGCCTTTGATGAAGACATCCGCCAATTTGCAGAACGGATGGAAAACGCTTCTTACAAGACTGTTTATTCAGATGAGGAAAATGGCTTTATCACCCGCGAAATGCTTGAAGAATTTGTAGACCCTTCCGGCGATGCTTATGTATGCGGCCCAGTTCCTTTTATGGTCAGCATGATCCGCGAGCTGCGCAATATTGGAATGCAAGATGAGCAAATCCATTATGAATTCTTTGGTCCGGCAATGGATTTAGAAGAAAGCACCATCCAGTAA
- a CDS encoding DUF3243 domain-containing protein, whose product MENIDKKVDEKLKTFDQEKKEDILANFENFKQYLGGKVELGEKMGLSEERLAQITEKVANYLAKNEDPKNREEYVLQQLWSVGEKEERHMLAHMLLRLVKKDS is encoded by the coding sequence ATGGAAAATATCGATAAAAAAGTAGACGAAAAACTAAAAACATTTGACCAAGAAAAGAAAGAAGACATTTTAGCCAATTTTGAAAACTTCAAACAATACTTAGGCGGCAAAGTCGAGCTTGGTGAGAAAATGGGATTGAGCGAAGAGCGTCTTGCTCAAATCACTGAGAAGGTAGCGAACTACCTGGCTAAAAATGAAGACCCAAAAAACCGAGAAGAATATGTACTGCAACAATTATGGAGTGTCGGTGAAAAAGAAGAACGCCATATGCTTGCCCATATGCTGCTGCGTTTAGTTAAAAAAGATTCGTAA
- a CDS encoding iron ABC transporter permease, giving the protein MPGKLKQKSFVSLTGGFFLLLALSVIHLTQGQADYTISELLTGVWTEGRIQDIVTSLRLPRLVIGMIAGGALAVSGAVLQTLTNNPLASPGTLGINAGAFFFVVISTIFFPGALGDFPFITALLGAVLSSALVVGLAGKAMEPVRVALTGMIISLLFSSLTGALQLLFENETNGLFLWGSGTLVQLNWEGVQFAAPVVLMLFIGALLLAKPMDILSLGEDIASSLGQNVQAVKLIAWGVAIILSAAVVSVVGPIGFIGLMAPHIVRMMGIRGHLQVFIHSFLWGSVMLIGADVLGRLIQPGQEVPVGAMTALVGGPWLLYLAWKTAKSLKRGDRQVGGTTKPIRLSVLTPILIAIIAVVMILALSFNGAAWNFAWLEPVVWNFRVPRVLTSFIVGVMLAITGVILQGVLRNPLADASVLGVTSMAGAGAMLLLVIFPAIPAVYLPLGATLGAALALGTILVTAWKNNFQPMLVALMGIAISAFGSAATQVFVVKAKLAVASALVWLSGSTYAKGWDDVQFALLLFALFIWPAIYITRSLDTLTFGDDVAAGLGLDIRSTRVWALVIGVAISTAAVSIVGTIGFIGLVAPHIARRLVGFRHLPLMLSSGLIGGLLLVAADFIGRILIAPKDIPSGLIVALIGTPYLLYLLRKMK; this is encoded by the coding sequence ATGCCCGGAAAATTAAAACAGAAGTCCTTTGTCTCGCTGACAGGGGGCTTTTTCCTGCTTCTTGCGCTGTCGGTTATCCACTTGACACAAGGGCAGGCGGATTACACAATTTCAGAACTTTTGACCGGCGTCTGGACGGAAGGGCGTATCCAGGATATCGTCACGTCTCTGCGTTTGCCTCGCTTAGTAATCGGCATGATTGCCGGTGGAGCGCTTGCAGTGTCGGGTGCTGTCCTGCAGACATTGACGAATAATCCGCTTGCTTCACCAGGAACACTTGGAATCAATGCCGGAGCCTTTTTCTTTGTTGTGATTTCGACTATTTTCTTTCCAGGCGCTTTAGGGGATTTCCCGTTTATCACCGCCTTGCTTGGGGCCGTTCTATCATCCGCATTGGTAGTAGGGCTGGCCGGAAAAGCCATGGAGCCGGTGCGCGTGGCTTTAACAGGAATGATCATCTCGCTATTGTTTTCTTCTTTGACCGGCGCATTGCAGCTGCTGTTCGAAAATGAAACAAACGGCTTGTTCTTGTGGGGGTCAGGGACGCTGGTCCAGTTGAACTGGGAAGGGGTACAGTTTGCTGCTCCCGTGGTGCTGATGCTGTTTATCGGCGCGTTGCTGCTGGCGAAGCCGATGGATATATTATCGCTGGGTGAAGATATTGCTTCTTCGCTTGGCCAAAATGTCCAAGCAGTAAAACTCATCGCTTGGGGAGTAGCAATTATTCTGTCCGCAGCTGTTGTGAGTGTGGTCGGACCGATTGGTTTTATCGGGTTGATGGCTCCGCATATTGTCCGCATGATGGGCATACGCGGCCATCTGCAAGTTTTCATCCATTCGTTTTTATGGGGCAGCGTTATGCTGATCGGAGCGGATGTGCTCGGACGCTTGATCCAGCCGGGGCAGGAAGTTCCTGTTGGGGCCATGACCGCGCTTGTCGGAGGCCCTTGGCTTTTGTACTTGGCCTGGAAGACGGCAAAATCATTGAAACGCGGAGACCGCCAAGTGGGCGGGACGACAAAACCGATCCGTTTAAGTGTATTAACCCCTATTTTAATCGCCATTATTGCAGTTGTTATGATTTTGGCTCTCAGCTTTAACGGAGCTGCCTGGAATTTTGCCTGGCTGGAACCGGTTGTCTGGAACTTCCGGGTGCCGCGGGTGCTGACTTCTTTCATCGTGGGAGTCATGTTGGCTATAACCGGGGTGATTTTGCAGGGAGTGCTTCGAAATCCTTTAGCAGATGCCAGTGTGCTCGGAGTCACTTCAATGGCTGGGGCAGGGGCGATGCTGCTGCTTGTCATTTTCCCTGCCATACCGGCAGTCTATCTGCCGCTCGGCGCTACACTCGGCGCTGCTTTGGCACTTGGCACTATCCTGGTCACGGCTTGGAAAAATAACTTCCAGCCGATGCTGGTCGCTTTAATGGGAATTGCCATTTCCGCTTTCGGTTCAGCCGCGACTCAAGTGTTCGTTGTCAAAGCGAAACTGGCTGTAGCAAGTGCACTTGTCTGGCTATCAGGCAGTACATACGCCAAAGGCTGGGATGATGTGCAATTTGCCTTGCTGCTCTTTGCGCTATTTATCTGGCCCGCGATTTACATTACCCGCAGTTTGGATACCCTGACATTCGGAGATGACGTTGCGGCAGGCCTTGGCTTGGATATCCGGTCAACGCGTGTGTGGGCGCTGGTTATCGGCGTAGCCATATCAACGGCAGCCGTATCGATTGTCGGCACCATCGGCTTTATCGGATTGGTGGCTCCGCATATAGCACGCCGGCTTGTCGGTTTTCGCCATTTGCCGCTGATGCTGTCATCCGGGTTGATCGGCGGCTTGCTGCTTGTTGCGGCAGATTTTATCGGCCGTATCCTGATTGCACCAAAAGACATTCCGAGTGGTTTGATTGTCGCATTGATCGGAACGCCGTATTTACTGTATTTATTGCGGAAAATGAAATAG
- a CDS encoding STAS domain-containing protein codes for METKPSINVGGLEFAWDLDEGRFLFEGQDAVLFWTASAMKTFFDSIEEISGEDAANVVMESTGFRQGLIVGDYFTSRKNVSISEAANLITNTYASAGWGKAEIQKMNESESTLQVNLRNSWEHKINVAQGKKQGGSYLAAHYAGIFTSLFGRNVWYRVIHHQIEGYPETIIEYFPSEKNVEENIHRLARLKEAEQINQLEKLVEKKTAELNALIQEISSPIIPVLEDIVVVPLLGTYDEARAEELLVKTLQNLPTYKARYLLLDLTGLNDNFTQHAASLIEKLGSTASLIGTYTVLVGISPQMSMVITESGINLSKFNCFQTLQHGIHYALAQNGRSII; via the coding sequence ATGGAAACTAAACCATCAATAAATGTAGGCGGACTAGAATTTGCATGGGATTTGGATGAAGGCAGATTCTTATTCGAAGGCCAGGATGCTGTGCTGTTTTGGACGGCCAGTGCGATGAAAACATTTTTTGATTCAATAGAAGAAATATCAGGAGAAGACGCAGCAAACGTAGTGATGGAGTCTACGGGGTTCCGCCAAGGTTTGATAGTGGGCGACTATTTCACGAGCAGGAAAAATGTCAGCATTTCAGAAGCGGCGAACTTAATAACAAATACATATGCTTCTGCAGGATGGGGAAAAGCCGAGATTCAGAAAATGAATGAATCGGAAAGCACGCTCCAAGTCAATTTGAGAAATAGCTGGGAACATAAAATCAATGTAGCCCAAGGGAAAAAGCAGGGAGGCAGTTACCTGGCAGCCCATTACGCTGGGATCTTCACGTCGCTTTTCGGGCGCAACGTTTGGTACCGTGTGATCCACCATCAAATTGAAGGCTACCCTGAAACGATTATTGAATATTTTCCTTCAGAAAAAAACGTTGAAGAAAATATTCACCGGCTGGCTCGCTTGAAAGAAGCAGAGCAGATCAATCAGCTTGAAAAACTGGTCGAGAAAAAAACAGCAGAACTGAATGCATTGATTCAGGAAATCTCTTCGCCGATTATTCCAGTGCTCGAAGATATCGTCGTTGTGCCGCTTCTCGGAACTTATGATGAAGCGCGTGCAGAAGAATTATTGGTAAAAACCTTGCAAAATTTACCGACTTATAAAGCAAGATATTTGCTGTTGGACTTAACAGGATTGAACGATAATTTCACACAGCACGCTGCAAGTTTGATTGAGAAATTGGGGTCAACGGCATCTCTGATCGGAACTTATACGGTACTAGTGGGCATTTCTCCGCAAATGAGCATGGTCATTACCGAGTCGGGCATCAATTTATCAAAATTCAACTGCTTCCAAACTTTGCAGCACGGCATCCACTATGCGCTTGCACAAAATGGACGCAGCATTATTTAA
- a CDS encoding pyridoxamine 5'-phosphate oxidase family protein: protein MNQEELKQNALKILEESHVGILSTVQGNKPHSRYMTFFHDEFTLYTATHKQTQKVDELEANPHAHILLGYEGQGVGDAFLEIEGTMGVHDDQSMIDKVWNEHLEGWFTGPDDPDLVILAIQPTRARLINKKGQEPQTLQL from the coding sequence ATGAATCAGGAAGAATTGAAGCAAAACGCTTTGAAGATTTTAGAAGAAAGCCATGTAGGCATTTTATCGACGGTGCAAGGCAATAAGCCGCATTCTCGCTACATGACATTTTTCCATGACGAATTCACCTTATACACAGCGACACACAAACAAACGCAAAAAGTTGATGAATTGGAAGCTAATCCACATGCACATATCCTTTTAGGCTATGAGGGCCAAGGCGTAGGCGATGCCTTCCTGGAAATCGAAGGAACAATGGGCGTACATGATGATCAAAGCATGATTGATAAAGTTTGGAACGAACATTTGGAAGGCTGGTTCACAGGACCGGATGATCCCGATTTGGTCATTTTAGCTATCCAGCCAACCCGTGCCCGACTCATCAATAAAAAAGGCCAAGAGCCGCAAACACTTCAATTGTAA
- a CDS encoding EamA family transporter → MKNMIYPFMVVVAASCYGILSTIIKVAMENGFTAAEAVTSQYFVGFALAAILLLITKRRLPRLHGWKVLVMSGSFTAATGMVYGQSLVYLPASLAVVLLFQFTWIGMFLDCIVHRRWLKRTEAISLVLLFGGTILAAGVIDADLSSIPWQGWAWGIGAAFCFSAFMFVNGIKVEGMDTTTRLFYVSFVAAIVVAFFQTPEVVWNGKLFDEGLWVYGLLLGFFGIVMPICFFSIAVPHVGSGLASILSAMELPVAVFASVLVLNETLTVLQIVGIFVILFGMVLPSIFSRNPKIIEPV, encoded by the coding sequence ATGAAAAATATGATTTACCCGTTTATGGTAGTAGTGGCAGCCAGTTGTTATGGCATCCTTTCCACTATTATCAAAGTAGCAATGGAAAACGGTTTTACAGCCGCAGAAGCGGTAACCAGCCAATACTTTGTCGGATTTGCCTTAGCAGCTATTTTGCTTTTAATTACAAAGCGGAGACTTCCCCGCTTGCACGGTTGGAAAGTTTTAGTAATGTCCGGTTCATTTACCGCTGCCACCGGTATGGTATACGGACAGTCTTTGGTGTACTTGCCAGCGTCACTGGCAGTCGTATTGCTGTTTCAATTTACTTGGATCGGCATGTTTTTGGATTGCATTGTACACCGCAGATGGCTGAAACGAACTGAAGCCATCTCACTTGTTTTATTATTCGGCGGGACTATATTGGCTGCAGGAGTGATTGATGCAGACCTCAGCAGCATTCCTTGGCAAGGATGGGCTTGGGGAATCGGGGCGGCTTTCTGTTTTTCTGCTTTTATGTTTGTCAACGGCATAAAAGTCGAAGGCATGGATACTACTACCCGCTTGTTTTATGTCTCTTTTGTCGCTGCCATTGTTGTCGCCTTTTTCCAAACGCCCGAAGTGGTGTGGAATGGCAAACTCTTTGATGAAGGTCTTTGGGTATACGGCCTGTTGCTCGGATTCTTCGGTATCGTCATGCCGATTTGCTTCTTCTCGATCGCTGTACCGCATGTTGGATCCGGCCTTGCTTCAATTTTAAGTGCCATGGAATTGCCGGTTGCTGTTTTTGCCTCGGTCCTTGTCTTGAACGAAACATTGACGGTTCTTCAAATTGTCGGCATCTTTGTTATTCTGTTCGGCATGGTGCTGCCAAGTATATTCAGCCGCAACCCTAAAATTATAGAACCCGTTTAA
- a CDS encoding ABC transporter ATP-binding protein gives MATAVQTNDLSIGYNDHLLFENLNLSIPRGEISVFVGSNGCGKSTLLRSIARLLKPQEGSILLEGKEVHRMSSREVAKKMGILPQSPVSPEGLTVHDLVKQGRYPHQSWLKRWTTEDTEKVEAAMKATRVDGFRDKPVDELSGGQRQRAWIAMTLAQDTDIILLDEPTTYLDMTHQIEILDLLFELNEVQGRTIIMVLHDLNLASRYAHNIIAIKDGAVFGQGTPEKVINCDLVRAVFGMECQVSKDPLFGTPHCVPFGRGRCIVPEIRESLSGS, from the coding sequence ATGGCGACGGCTGTTCAAACAAACGACTTGTCAATTGGGTATAATGATCACCTATTATTTGAAAACCTGAACTTATCCATTCCGCGCGGCGAAATTTCGGTATTTGTCGGCAGCAACGGCTGCGGTAAATCAACGCTGCTTCGCTCTATTGCGCGTTTACTTAAACCTCAAGAAGGTTCTATATTATTAGAAGGAAAAGAAGTTCATCGCATGTCTTCACGTGAAGTGGCAAAGAAAATGGGCATCCTGCCCCAGTCTCCGGTTTCTCCGGAAGGCTTGACTGTCCATGACCTCGTAAAACAAGGGCGTTATCCACACCAGTCTTGGCTCAAGCGCTGGACCACAGAAGATACTGAGAAAGTGGAAGCAGCCATGAAAGCGACACGCGTCGATGGATTCCGCGACAAGCCTGTTGATGAACTGTCAGGCGGACAGCGGCAGCGGGCATGGATAGCCATGACACTCGCCCAGGACACAGACATCATTCTTTTGGATGAACCGACGACTTACCTGGATATGACGCATCAAATTGAAATACTGGATTTATTGTTCGAATTGAATGAAGTGCAAGGCCGCACCATCATCATGGTGCTGCATGATTTAAATCTAGCATCTCGATATGCCCATAACATCATTGCCATTAAAGATGGTGCTGTTTTTGGCCAAGGAACGCCTGAAAAAGTCATCAATTGTGATCTTGTTCGCGCTGTTTTTGGAATGGAATGCCAAGTTTCCAAAGATCCGCTATTCGGGACGCCGCATTGCGTGCCATTCGGCAGAGGACGCTGTATTGTTCCAGAAATCCGGGAATCACTAAGTGGTTCTTAA
- a CDS encoding ABC transporter substrate-binding protein, protein MKRKWMLLIVAVLLVLAACSSAEDNATTEEGAAGNPVTIAGTNGEVKLDAPAKKVVVLEWTYAEDLLAVGVQPAGMADIADYGNYVNIEPQLDETVVDVGGRQEPNLEAIAAIEPDLIIGVSFRHDAMLAELETIAPTVIFNPYPEDENIDLYQEMETTFKEIAKAVDKTAEAEQVLADLEKEYDESASAIEAANLKTKDVILTLAYTGPQAPEIRVFTPNSMASIILERIGLNNVHQPDQFEVFGSSTFNVEGLVKYENANYLYTVPDEDNIYENQLKGNPVWENLAFVKEDRTYDLGADTWLYGGPLSAKTLMDQITTVMVNK, encoded by the coding sequence ATGAAAAGAAAATGGATGTTATTAATAGTAGCGGTCCTGCTGGTGCTGGCAGCTTGTTCTTCGGCTGAAGACAATGCAACAACTGAAGAAGGAGCTGCAGGAAATCCTGTTACGATTGCAGGCACGAACGGAGAAGTGAAGCTGGATGCGCCTGCTAAAAAAGTGGTCGTGCTGGAATGGACATACGCGGAAGATTTATTGGCGGTTGGAGTCCAGCCGGCCGGGATGGCGGATATTGCGGATTATGGCAATTACGTCAATATTGAGCCGCAATTGGATGAAACGGTTGTGGACGTCGGCGGCCGGCAAGAACCGAACCTGGAAGCAATCGCAGCAATCGAACCGGATTTGATTATAGGGGTAAGTTTCCGCCATGATGCCATGCTTGCGGAATTGGAGACCATTGCGCCAACAGTCATCTTTAATCCATATCCGGAAGATGAAAACATTGATTTGTATCAGGAAATGGAAACAACATTTAAGGAAATCGCAAAAGCGGTGGATAAAACAGCAGAAGCGGAACAAGTTCTGGCTGATCTGGAAAAAGAATATGATGAAAGCGCGTCGGCTATCGAAGCGGCAAACTTGAAAACGAAAGACGTTATTTTAACATTGGCTTATACGGGCCCTCAGGCTCCGGAAATCCGGGTATTTACGCCCAATTCAATGGCTTCGATCATATTGGAGCGCATCGGTTTGAACAATGTCCATCAGCCGGATCAGTTTGAAGTATTCGGATCGAGCACATTCAATGTAGAAGGATTGGTCAAGTATGAAAATGCCAATTACTTATACACGGTTCCTGATGAAGACAATATTTACGAAAACCAGCTGAAAGGCAACCCCGTCTGGGAAAACTTGGCGTTCGTAAAAGAAGACCGCACATATGACTTGGGTGCGGATACCTGGTTATACGGCGGACCGTTAAGTGCTAAAACATTGATGGACCAAATTACAACTGTGATGGTGAATAAATAA